In Nicotiana tabacum cultivar K326 chromosome 11, ASM71507v2, whole genome shotgun sequence, a single window of DNA contains:
- the LOC107818121 gene encoding uncharacterized protein LOC107818121 isoform X2, translating into MALRSVVSSTGVRRLMEGGGRSSVSGLRYFTDGKGRVLSEEERAKEAVYIQKMERERMEKAKLKAEKEKAEREKADKQKAEEEAHKR; encoded by the exons ATGGCGCTGAGATCAGTCGTTTCAAGCACTGGAGTCCGTCGTTTAATGGAAGGTGGTGGGAGATCATCGGTTTCGGGCCTTCGCTATTTCACCGACGGCAAAGGTCGAGTCCTTAGTGAAGAAGAACGTGCTAAAGAGGCCGTTTACATTCAg aaaatggaaagggAGAGGATGGAGAAAGCGAAGCTGAAGGCTGAAAAGGAGAAAGCTGAAAGAGAGAAAGCTGACAAG CAGAAGGCTGAAGAAGAGGCTCATAAGAGGTAA
- the LOC107818121 gene encoding uncharacterized protein LOC107818121 isoform X3 — protein MALRSVVSSTGVRRLMEGGGRSSVSGLRYFTDGKGRVLSEEERAKEAVYIQKMERERMEKAKLKAEKEKAEREKADKKAEEEAHKR, from the exons ATGGCGCTGAGATCAGTCGTTTCAAGCACTGGAGTCCGTCGTTTAATGGAAGGTGGTGGGAGATCATCGGTTTCGGGCCTTCGCTATTTCACCGACGGCAAAGGTCGAGTCCTTAGTGAAGAAGAACGTGCTAAAGAGGCCGTTTACATTCAg aaaatggaaagggAGAGGATGGAGAAAGCGAAGCTGAAGGCTGAAAAGGAGAAAGCTGAAAGAGAGAAAGCTGACAAG AAGGCTGAAGAAGAGGCTCATAAGAGGTAA
- the LOC107818121 gene encoding uncharacterized protein LOC107818121 isoform X1 → MALRSVVSSTGVRRLMEGGGRSSVSGLRYFTDGKGRVLSEEERAKEAVYIQKMERERMEKAKLKAEKEKAEREKADKENMSRIDPANPGSSVGVEIL, encoded by the exons ATGGCGCTGAGATCAGTCGTTTCAAGCACTGGAGTCCGTCGTTTAATGGAAGGTGGTGGGAGATCATCGGTTTCGGGCCTTCGCTATTTCACCGACGGCAAAGGTCGAGTCCTTAGTGAAGAAGAACGTGCTAAAGAGGCCGTTTACATTCAg aaaatggaaagggAGAGGATGGAGAAAGCGAAGCTGAAGGCTGAAAAGGAGAAAGCTGAAAGAGAGAAAGCTGACAAG GAAAATATGAGTAGAATTGATCCTGCCAACCCCGGTTCATCCGTTGGAGTCGAGATTCTGTAA